A window from Staphylococcus succinus encodes these proteins:
- a CDS encoding oxidoreductase, with protein sequence MKVALVTGASSGIGYETAKALAKKDYHVYAAARNIESMSALRAYNVKLIKLDITNHSLIQNVVNHIIEVEGHIDILVNSAGYGSFGAVEDVSIEEAKKQFEVNLFGLSELTKAIIPSMREQNFGKIINISSISGRVPSCFGVWYHASKHALEGYSESLRLELSDFGIDVIVIAPGGIKTNWGPIAINHLQASSRGSVYEEQSQNMANLMDKQFKSDFLLAPSAVAKTIVKSIERPKAKPRYIVGFSAKIIILMHAILPTKLFNRIQKKQVEHSPRN encoded by the coding sequence ATGAAAGTGGCTTTAGTTACAGGAGCAAGTAGCGGCATAGGATACGAAACAGCAAAAGCCTTAGCTAAAAAAGATTATCATGTGTATGCAGCAGCAAGAAACATAGAAAGTATGAGCGCTTTGCGTGCATACAATGTGAAATTAATTAAACTGGATATTACAAATCATTCGTTAATTCAAAATGTGGTTAATCATATTATTGAAGTGGAAGGCCATATCGATATTTTAGTTAATAGCGCTGGTTATGGGTCATTTGGTGCTGTTGAAGATGTATCAATTGAAGAAGCCAAAAAACAATTTGAAGTTAACTTATTTGGCTTATCAGAGCTAACTAAAGCAATTATACCTTCAATGCGTGAACAAAATTTTGGTAAAATTATCAATATATCTTCTATAAGTGGACGCGTGCCAAGTTGTTTTGGCGTATGGTATCATGCCTCAAAGCATGCATTAGAAGGATACAGTGAAAGTTTGCGCTTAGAATTATCTGATTTTGGAATTGATGTCATTGTAATTGCGCCTGGTGGCATAAAAACAAATTGGGGCCCTATTGCAATTAATCATCTTCAAGCTTCTTCACGAGGTAGTGTTTATGAAGAACAGTCTCAAAATATGGCAAACTTAATGGATAAACAATTTAAATCTGACTTTTTACTTGCGCCATCTGCAGTGGCAAAGACGATTGTTAAATCGATAGAGCGACCTAAGGCAAAACCACGTTATATTGTGGGATTCTCAGCAAAAATAATTATATTGATGCATGCGATACTTCCTACAAAATTATTTAACCGTATTCAAAAAAAACAAGTAGAGCATTCACCACGTAATTAG